The stretch of DNA ATTTTTCTGGCTGATGATTTTGAAGGCTCTCGCCCTTGGCAGATATATCGTGGGATCTCTTTTTTAAACAAGACCGAATTTATTTCAAAGGTACCGGATTTAGAAGCATTTTTATTAGAGCAAAAAATTTATTCAAAGATATACAAAAACAATGTAAGAAATTCATTAATGATTCATTCTTTTCTTGAAAATCCCGGCAAACAAAATCTTGATATACGTCCTCAGGAAACAATTCGTCTTCCACCGGGCGTTCCTATTCGTTTTTTTCTCTGGGTGTTTTCAAACGATTATAATATGAGTTTGAAACTTATTATTTCTCAGAAGAAATCCAAAGACTTATACTACGATATAGGCAGCCTAAAGTATGAGGGTTGGAGAAGGTTGGAGACTGCGATTGATATTCCACCAAAGAATATAAAGCTGCATTTATCTTTGCAAGTTCCGTTGGAAATAAAAGGTCTCAGAATTGAGCCAAGTCCGTTTCAGAAAAGAGGAGTTTTTTATATATACGTGGATCAGATGGGTTTCTTACTTGAGAAACAAAAAACAATCTATCCGGGATCAGAAGTGAAGGACAATTGGAGCTTTGAATATTAGGAGTTTTCTTTGATTTATCTATATAGAGTTTTTACTTTTGTAATTTATCCGTTTCAATTTTTGATTTTTCCTTTTTCAAGAAAGGCAAGAGAATTTTTAAAAAAACGAAAAATAGATAAAGATCGAATTTTACAAATTTGTGAAGACTTTACAAGCAAGAGAGTGATTTGGCTTCATGCGTCGTCGGTAGGAGAATTAGATCAGTGCAAAGCCTTGATTTCCGTGATTAGAAAAAATGAGCCGAATACAGTTGTGATCCAATCTGTTTTTTCTGAAAGTATAAAAGAGGAAAACTTGCGCAACTTAGACGTGTATTTCTATTTTAGATTACCTTTAGATTTTTATTTTTCGTATAATTTTATTTTTGAAAAATTCAAACCGGAAATTCTAATTTTAATGGCTTGGGATACCTGGCCCAATTTGATATATGCTGCAAAAAAGTACCACTCGAAAGTATTTCTTTTTTGTGCAAGCATAAATAAAACTTCAGGAAGAAATTCATTTTTCTTGGAGAAACTTACTCAAAGTATCTTTCAAAAAATTGACATCATCTCTGCATCGAGCGAATTTTTCTTACCGGAAATTTTTCGATTAGTGAAAGATAAAGAAAGAGTATTTGCACTTGGCGACACTAGAGTCGATTCTGTGGTAGGAAAAATTAGAACAAAAAAGAAAATAGACCCTCTGAAAAAATTACTTCCAATAAAAAATCAAACTATCATTTTTGCATCTACCTATCCTGTATGTGAAGAAATTTTAGTCCCTATGATTTCAGATCTATTGAAAAGCGGCAAGAATGTTTGGATTTTCCCCCACCACATAGAAAAAAAAAGAATTCAAGAGATTGTACGCCTTCTTGATATAAATTCTATTCCTTACTCCTTGTTTTCAGAGATTACAAACAAATACAAAAAAGTAATCCTATTCGATAAGTTAGGAATTCTTGCTTATGCGTATCAATACGCCGAGCTTAGTTATGTCGGAGGTGCGATTCACAATAGGGTGCATAACGTATTAGAGCCAGCCTATTTCGGACTTCCTATAGTTACTGGAAGTAGGATTTTTCATTCTCCTGAGGCAGTTTCTTTAAAAAATTTGGGAGGGCTTTTCAGTTTAGAAAAAAAAGAAGATATCCCTGAAATAATTTTAAAACTCTTAAAAGATCCAAAGATCAGGAGTAGAATAAAGTCTATGAATAAAAAATTTGTTCTGTCTGGAGAGGGTGCATCAAAGCGACTGTATGGACAGTTTATAAGGGATATCCCTGAAAATAAGATATGTAAAATTTAGTCAGAGATTCCGGCAGACCTGAAAGCAGACTCTTTTTCACGAGCGACTTGATTGGCTTGTTCTTTGATTGTATCCATAATTTTTTGGTATTGTCCTCCTTCATCTTCTTCCCCGGATTCTTTCTGACTCTGAACAAGATATTCTATAATTTCTAACCTATCCTTAACGCTCTTTTCTTGAAATTTATAGTATTCACGAATTTCTGAATTGTTTGCAGTTTTGTTTGTCACGTTATTTGTGATTTTCGCAATTCTTTCGCTGTCTTTATTTTTGTTTGCCCTCATTTCAGGGGTAAGTCTTTGAGGAATTAGGTCATTCCCGGGAAATTTTTCGCGAAGGCTGTCAAATTGCTCCATTGCCTCTTCCGAATAGGGTTTACCAGTCTGAGGGTTGATAGGGATATCACCTTGTGGGGTTGGGTGGGCTTCATTGTTTTCTATCTCTTCATAAGATAGTTTTCCGGATTTGTAAAAGTCCGAGTCAAAAATGGATTTGGAGCGATCTACCCCAATTCGATCGTTTCCGGTAGAATTGGACTGATTTGTGTTTCCGGTGAATAAAAAGCCCAACTCATTGGATTTTAGGTTTGCCTTTTTTTTTGGCTCTCCTTCATAAAAAAATAATAAATAAAAAATTCCAACAACGGACACAATGATAATCAAAGTTCTTATATATATTTTATTAATCATAGATTTATATTCTCTTAAATTCGACGTAAAATAACCAAAAAATGCTTGGTTAAAAATAGAGATAGAATTTATTAGAAATTGAATTATGAAAAACATCCTGAAATTCGTGATTCTGATGTTTTTTTACGGGTGTGGAATCAATACGGATACTCCTACAACTCCGTATATCTTCCTAATCCCTATAAATATTCCTCAAATCGCAGGAATGTATCCGATTGACAGTTCTACTTCGACTGATTTTAGTCTGGTTGAACCTGTATTCAACGGAGCAAAGCCTCAATTTATATTAAAATACTATGTAACGAATACGGAACAACAATTTGTAGGTTATAACCTGTATATTACTTCATCCACCCCGTCCTTAGCAGAAACTCAGCTTGGAGCCAATGCTTATTTAGAAAATGGAATCCAACCTTCTTTTCCTCATTTAGCGACTGAAAACTCTACAGACAGCTCCAGAATTCAAAAAAAGAGAATCTTAAACAGAAAACCTCCACCGGGTGTGTTTCCATTTCAAAAATGCGAAGTATATACTTTTTCGATTCGGGCAGTTTTTAATAATGGTGCAGTTTCAAATCCATCCAGCCCGGTGTATAGATGTGCTTCTTTGACCCCTTCTTTATGCGAAGAAGGCTCCAGTTGCAATCCTTCTGTATGCAATATTTCTGCTTGTACAGTAGATAAAAATACCTGTATGGTTGGAACTCTATGCAATCCCTGTAAAATTGCTGGAAAGGAATCACTGGGTTGTGAATGCCCTCCGGGAGTTTCTCCTCCGGGATGCAATCCTTGAGTTTGGAAAAACCGATTCTTTATGTAGTTGCAACTCCACTCGGGAATATGGATGATATCACAATTCGTGCTTTAAATACTCTAAAAGAGTCAGATCTAATCTTGGCAGAAAACCCCAATCATTCGAGGGCTTTTCTAAAAACCCATGGAATACACTCAGAGATTAGAGGTCTTCCTAAAATACCTACAGGCGAAGAAAATAGAATTTTAGAAATGTTTCAGGGAATCGAAAAAATTTCATTAATAAGCGATGCTGGAACTCCTGGAATTTCCGATCCGGGGTCCGGTTTTATAAGATTTGCTCGCAAGGAAAACTGGAAAATAATACCTATACCGGGAGCATCTGCACTAACGTCTATCCTTTCAGTATCCGGTTTTCAGACAAATCCTTGTATTTATTTAGGGTTTTTGTCAGATAAGAAAGTCAGTAAAATCAAAGAGCTTGAGAAATATTCAGATTTTGAGGGGTTAATTGTAATCTTTGAATCTGTTCACAGAATTATCTCTCTATTGGAAATCATAAGAGACATATTTCCAAAGTCCAATTTGCTCATTGGACGAGAAATTACTAAATATTACGAAGAGTTTTTATATTTTCCTATAGCAAAAGATGCAAATTTTTCTAATATTACAGAAAAAGGCGAATTTGTTATTTTAATTAATAATAGATTAAAAAAAATAGCTAAAGAGAATTCTCGTTTTACCGAAACTATAATAGAATAGGAGAAAAAGGTATGACAATTGAAAGAATAGGTGCATCCAGACCAAGCTACGAACCTAAACGAACTACTCCTTTGAAAAAAAATGAAACTGTCGAGTTGAAAGACAATGTTTCTATTTCGGATACTGCCAGACAAAGAGTAATGGAAGCCAAACTTCAAACTGAAATTAAAAATATCAGTCGCCAAATTGGCTCTAAAGAAGAAGATACAGAAAGACTCGAAAAACTCAAAGAGATTAAAACTCGTTTAAAGAATGGAGAATATGACAATCTAACTCCAGAAGTGTTAAATAAAGTTGCCGGAAATATTGCGGAATCCCTCTTAGGATAGTACCGGTATTTGTTTAACTAAGTTATTGTAATATTCCCTTAAAAGAAATTAAACTAAGATGGAAGTTTAACTATGCCAGTTTTGCCTGACTGGGTAAACTTCCAGTTTACCCCAAGAATACATATCGAAATAGACTGTGGCTTTAAAATGGGCTCCTTTGTGAAAAATATAGGGAGTCGGGTTTTAATGCTCTCCACTCAAAAAGAAATCCAAAATACTGACGAGCTTTCCATTATCAAGACAAGTATTGAAAAGCATACAGATGGTGTAATTCTATACGACAACATTGAAGATAAACCAACATTCAAAGAGTTAGACACTGCGGCTCATTTTGTAAGACACTCCAAAGCCAATTGCATTGTAGCTTATGGATCATTTGATTCTATTAATGCAGCTAAAGCAGTTTCTATTCTTGCTACAAATGATTTTTTTGCAGAAGAACTTGTAGCCGATAAAAATTTAGTTTTAAAAAAGCCAATTCCTTTGGTCACGATTCCTACCATGCCTGTCATGGGAACTGAGTGTTCTCCTTTTTTTACCATCATCAGTGATAAGGATATGTTTAGAAAATATTATTCTCACCAGTATGTATTTCCAGAGTTAATCATTGCAGACCCCAAGGTAGGTCTTCATCTCACTTCCAATGATATTGCGAGGACTGCAACTGCAATTCTTTCTGCCGCAGTTGACACTCTATTATCTAAGTATGCAAATGAAATAACGAGTTCCTCTACTTTACGGGCAATGGAGCTTGTGGCAAAAAACATTATCCCTTCCATTCGTGATCCAAAAAATTTGACTGCAAAAAATTCGATTTATTCTGCAAGTTTACTTACAGGGATTGCACAGTCTTCCAGCTCTCTTGGGCTTTGCTTTGCATTGTCTCTTGCTACATCCAACCTGACTAAGATGGATATATTTCAGGCTATGTCGATTTTACTTCCACATATTATGGAATACAACCTAACTTCTTCTGCGGGAAAATATGTGATGATCGCAAAAGCACTGGATGAAGATATTTCTGATATTTCTATAATCGAGGCAGCCATCAAAGCTGTGGAAGGAGTCAGGAAAATTTATATAGAACTAAAAATGCCTCAAAGACTTTCAGAATACGAAGTAAAAAAAATTGACCTACCCGGAATAGCGTCTCTTGCATCGAGCTTTCCATTTTTGGATTGTTTACCAAGAGAACTTCCTAAAAACGAGATAGAAACAATTTTAGTGGCAGCGTTTTGATTTTATAGTTTTTTTAAAACAACAAATACGTAAAAGAGTAGATTTTTTATCTTATTTTTAGTAGCTTGTTTAACATAAACATAGGAAAATTTTATGGCGAATGAAACAATAGACACAATTATAGGCGAAGATATAGTATTTAAGGGTAGTCTGAAATTTCACAATAATTTAATGATTAGCGGTCAAATCAAAGGTACGATTGAAACAAACGGGAATTTGATTATTAGCGATACAGGTGATGTGAATGCAGATATCCAAGTGGGCTCTTTGACCGTAAACGGAATTTTTCGTGGAAATATTGACTCAAAAAATAAAATCTCAATCGGAAAAACAGGAAAAGTTTCAGGGGATATAAGGACTCCAGTTTTAGAAATTGAAACCGGTGCAAAATTCTCCGGAAATTGTTCTATGTAAAATGACTTTGGAAGTTCATGATAATTATACACACGGAGTAAGGTTTCATGAATTACCCGATTCGAGTATTCCTGAATTAAATTCATTTCAGTATAACTTGCTACAAAAATTACAACCGGACAAAGAGAGCTGGGATTTTTTTTTGCAACCAAAAGAATCTGATTTTGTCTCTCCTTTTTTATTGCCCGATCTATTAGAATCTATTCCTCTTTTAAAAAAAGCTACTTCTGAGAAGTGGCACATATTGTTGTTTGGAGACAGGGATACGGATGGAGTGTCTTCAGCGAGTATCTTGGGTAGATATTTTTCAAAAACACACGAAAAGAAAGGTGGGCGACTAACCGTAAAAACTTCTTCTTTAAACGATGAGTATGGTCTTTGCAAATCGGTAATGGACTTTATTTTAGAATTAAAGCCAGACTTACTAATTACGTTAGACCTTGGCTCATCTAACTATTCAGAAATTAATATTTTAGCAGAGGCTGGGATTCAAATAGTAGTTATCGATCACCATGAAATTCCAAAATCTATCCCAAATTGTTTCCTCATCAATCCAAAAAGGCTCGATTCAGAGTATCCTGAGAAGAAAATTTGTACGTCTGTTCTATCTTTAAAAGTTATACTATCGTTGATTTTTTCGGATTCAGAAATATATCAAAAAATTGTAAACTCTAACTTGAGCAGGAAAGATAAAATCTCTCGATTGAGCGATGAATTTTTTCTATATCTCCAAGGCGATAAAAAAATCAGAAATGCGTTTCACCACTATGTGAGTTTGTCTGCGATTGGGACGATCACTGACATGATGCCTCTTACCGGTGAAAATAGAATTATTGTAAAAGAGGGTTGTACATCTCTTTCTAAAAATAGTCGCCCTGAGGTTAAGAAAAACCCCGGCTTGTATAGCCTCATACAAAACCTATCGATCAATTCGGAAAAGATCACTTCTAAAGAAATCGGTTGGGTGATTGGTCCTGTACTCAATGCTGCGGGTAGGATGGGAAAAACAGAAGTTGCTACTGGACTTTTATTGAGTGATGATGAATATACAATTCAAAACTTAACCCAAGAGTTAATCAAAATCAACACAGAAAGAAAAGAAAGAACCAATCGAAATATTGAAAAAGTAAAAAATCTATTTTTGAAAAACCCGGAAAAAATAACCAGAAAAGTAATATTTTGTTATGACCCTGAGTTAGAGCCCGGAGTTTCCGGGATTGTGGCTACGAAACTCACAGAAGAATTTAAAAGGCCTGCTATATTTATTACTCCTGAAACAGATAATGCAAGAGGGAGCATTCGATCTTACAAAGACGAGAATGTTTTAGAATTACTCGAAATGGTAAGTGAGTTGCTTTTGCACTTTGGAGGGCACCAAGAGGCAGGAGGGTTTTCTATAAAAAATGAGTTGGTTCAAAAGTTAGAGGAAAAAATTGTAGAAAATTCTGAAATTTGGTTGAATAAAATGGACTTATCAACCGGCAAAATTTTAGAAAGTGCAGTCTCTTTTCGATCCAATGAATTAAAAGAATCTCTATATAAGGATATTGAAATATTTGAACCTTTTGGACAAGGAAATGAATCTCCTGTTCTTTCTATTATAAGCGGAAAGATTATTAATTTTACTCCTATAGGAGACGGGACACATGCAAGATTTCAATTATTGGGGTGTGATCCAAAGATCAAATTTGTTATTTGGAGAAAGGCTAAAGAATTGGAATCTCTGATATCCAAAAAAGACTCAATAGATTTATGGGGAGTGTTAGAGGAAAATTATTTTAACAAAAGAAGTTTTATTCAATTTATTGTAAGGCACTACAGATAAGAAAGACCTAACTTGCCTCGCCTGTATTTTCTTCGTTTCGACTTTGAGTGTCTTGGTTTCTTTTTTCTTTGTGAAATTTTGAGTTTCTTCTAAAATGTCTGTGTCTTTTTGGGTGGGGAGAAATTTTACCTTGTTTAGAAGACTCAACTTCTGCCCCTGCTTCAACTTCAATTGATTCATGAATTGTAGAATTTTCATCTTGTTCGGATGGTGGTGCAGGGGTATTGTGCTTTTCGTGTTCAAATTTTCTTTTGTTTGAGTTAGGATTTCCTTTGTGAAATCTGTTTCCCTTTCCGGACTTTTGTCCTCCACTGTGGTGTGTCTTGGGTTGATGGATTGCAGAGCGAGGGGGTCTAGTTCTTGTAGAAATTTCCCAGAAGAAAGCAGCTTGAATAGAGGTCTCATCATTCTCGGTTATGGCATTGATTTTAAAAATCAT from Leptospiraceae bacterium encodes:
- a CDS encoding 3-deoxy-D-manno-octulosonic acid transferase, which codes for MIYLYRVFTFVIYPFQFLIFPFSRKAREFLKKRKIDKDRILQICEDFTSKRVIWLHASSVGELDQCKALISVIRKNEPNTVVIQSVFSESIKEENLRNLDVYFYFRLPLDFYFSYNFIFEKFKPEILILMAWDTWPNLIYAAKKYHSKVFLFCASINKTSGRNSFFLEKLTQSIFQKIDIISASSEFFLPEIFRLVKDKERVFALGDTRVDSVVGKIRTKKKIDPLKKLLPIKNQTIIFASTYPVCEEILVPMISDLLKSGKNVWIFPHHIEKKRIQEIVRLLDINSIPYSLFSEITNKYKKVILFDKLGILAYAYQYAELSYVGGAIHNRVHNVLEPAYFGLPIVTGSRIFHSPEAVSLKNLGGLFSLEKKEDIPEIILKLLKDPKIRSRIKSMNKKFVLSGEGASKRLYGQFIRDIPENKICKI
- a CDS encoding flagellar assembly protein FlaA; this encodes MFSKAFKNILLCVFFLNLLLNTFSLPAPARQKEKDLNGNIKILEETIKNKETYEIFLADDFEGSRPWQIYRGISFLNKTEFISKVPDLEAFLLEQKIYSKIYKNNVRNSLMIHSFLENPGKQNLDIRPQETIRLPPGVPIRFFLWVFSNDYNMSLKLIISQKKSKDLYYDIGSLKYEGWRRLETAIDIPPKNIKLHLSLQVPLEIKGLRIEPSPFQKRGVFYIYVDQMGFLLEKQKTIYPGSEVKDNWSFEY
- a CDS encoding flagellar biosynthesis anti-sigma factor FlgM; this translates as MTIERIGASRPSYEPKRTTPLKKNETVELKDNVSISDTARQRVMEAKLQTEIKNISRQIGSKEEDTERLEKLKEIKTRLKNGEYDNLTPEVLNKVAGNIAESLLG
- a CDS encoding iron-containing alcohol dehydrogenase, yielding MPVLPDWVNFQFTPRIHIEIDCGFKMGSFVKNIGSRVLMLSTQKEIQNTDELSIIKTSIEKHTDGVILYDNIEDKPTFKELDTAAHFVRHSKANCIVAYGSFDSINAAKAVSILATNDFFAEELVADKNLVLKKPIPLVTIPTMPVMGTECSPFFTIISDKDMFRKYYSHQYVFPELIIADPKVGLHLTSNDIARTATAILSAAVDTLLSKYANEITSSSTLRAMELVAKNIIPSIRDPKNLTAKNSIYSASLLTGIAQSSSSLGLCFALSLATSNLTKMDIFQAMSILLPHIMEYNLTSSAGKYVMIAKALDEDISDISIIEAAIKAVEGVRKIYIELKMPQRLSEYEVKKIDLPGIASLASSFPFLDCLPRELPKNEIETILVAAF
- the rsmI gene encoding 16S rRNA (cytidine(1402)-2'-O)-methyltransferase — its product is MQSLSLEKPILYVVATPLGNMDDITIRALNTLKESDLILAENPNHSRAFLKTHGIHSEIRGLPKIPTGEENRILEMFQGIEKISLISDAGTPGISDPGSGFIRFARKENWKIIPIPGASALTSILSVSGFQTNPCIYLGFLSDKKVSKIKELEKYSDFEGLIVIFESVHRIISLLEIIRDIFPKSNLLIGREITKYYEEFLYFPIAKDANFSNITEKGEFVILINNRLKKIAKENSRFTETIIE
- the recJ gene encoding single-stranded-DNA-specific exonuclease RecJ, yielding MTLEVHDNYTHGVRFHELPDSSIPELNSFQYNLLQKLQPDKESWDFFLQPKESDFVSPFLLPDLLESIPLLKKATSEKWHILLFGDRDTDGVSSASILGRYFSKTHEKKGGRLTVKTSSLNDEYGLCKSVMDFILELKPDLLITLDLGSSNYSEINILAEAGIQIVVIDHHEIPKSIPNCFLINPKRLDSEYPEKKICTSVLSLKVILSLIFSDSEIYQKIVNSNLSRKDKISRLSDEFFLYLQGDKKIRNAFHHYVSLSAIGTITDMMPLTGENRIIVKEGCTSLSKNSRPEVKKNPGLYSLIQNLSINSEKITSKEIGWVIGPVLNAAGRMGKTEVATGLLLSDDEYTIQNLTQELIKINTERKERTNRNIEKVKNLFLKNPEKITRKVIFCYDPELEPGVSGIVATKLTEEFKRPAIFITPETDNARGSIRSYKDENVLELLEMVSELLLHFGGHQEAGGFSIKNELVQKLEEKIVENSEIWLNKMDLSTGKILESAVSFRSNELKESLYKDIEIFEPFGQGNESPVLSIISGKIINFTPIGDGTHARFQLLGCDPKIKFVIWRKAKELESLISKKDSIDLWGVLEENYFNKRSFIQFIVRHYR
- a CDS encoding polymer-forming cytoskeletal protein, with the translated sequence MANETIDTIIGEDIVFKGSLKFHNNLMISGQIKGTIETNGNLIISDTGDVNADIQVGSLTVNGIFRGNIDSKNKISIGKTGKVSGDIRTPVLEIETGAKFSGNCSM